The genomic interval CGATAGTGCAAATTCATATCGAAAACCGCTGTGTAGAATTTTTGCAAAGGAAAACCGAGATTGCGAACGATCGTTACAGCTTTCAGGAAAACTTCCGGTAAGATCACAGCAGAGCCAAAATTTAGGAGAACGCCACCTTCATTCAGATCTTTTATTCTGTTTGCAAATATTTTAAAATCCCGATAACTTGCGCCGCCGGCTGCTTCGCCATTGCACTGTTTATGCTGGTGAATTATGTCCGTACCAATTCCTACATGCACAGTTATTGGAACATTATGCTGATAGGCTTTTGCCAAAAGACTATACTCCCAAAACTCCGGTTTTTGTTCAAAAATATATTTTCCGATTGATTCACCGTAGCCCAGTCCATTTTTGTATCCATTTGTAATGGTTTCGTTTAATATGCGTCCGGTTTCTTCGCCCATACCAAAAGAACCGTCTTCTATTGCAGTATCCACGATCTCGGAAGTTTTACCGAACATAGCAATTTCAAAATCGTGAATACAAACAGAGCCGTTCACTGCGATCGTGTCTATCAAACCGTTTTCAATCGCTCTAATAAAAAGCGGAGAGAGTCCGCACTTGATAGTATGACCACCGAGCATCATGATTATCGGTTTATGGGAATCCATCGCATCAGAACAATGCCCGAGAAGCTCCCTCAAATCTTTTGCTTTTAAAATATTCGGAAGCGATTTTATAAAATTTTTTGTAGATATTTTTTCATCAAGTTTGATAAAATCACTGATATGGACTATGCTTTTTCTGCCTTTTACTGAATATGTATTAATATTATTCAGGTCTATTTCTGTGTATTTTGTCATATTATTTCCTCTTAAATATTTTATTACTTAACGCATCAAAATCATCTTCTTGCAAACCGTTTTATCACCCGCATTTATCTTATAAAAATAAATTCCCGGTGCAACCGATTGATTGTTGCTGTCTTTTCCATTCCAAGTTATAGAGTAAAATGACCGTGCAGTTTTTGCATTAACACGGTTAATGCACTCCAAAGTTTTCACCAATTGCCCTTTTATATTGTAAATTATTATTCGTGCTCCTTCGTGTGAATTCGTGGCTAAATTAAAAGAAATCGTAGTAGAACTACAAAACGGATTCGGGTAATTCGACACCTCAATTTCGCTCGCAGGATACTCGGGCTCGGAAATTGCATAACCATTCCATTCATAGGCTCCCATATCAATTTGATTTTCATAAATACGATTATTGCCAGCCAAATCTTCGGGATAGATAAACAAATCCGTTGTGTCCACTATTCCGCTATTTATACATGGAGAACTTTCCTGTAATGAAAAGGGATAGGAACCACTTCCAAAAAAAAGCGGATCAGTCTCAATATTTCCGCTCCCGTCATTTCCAAACTCAATATCATTATAATTTGTATAAAATCCCTTACACCAGACTAATTGAAAAGGCTCATAATAATTTGAATTGTTTCCCCAAATGATATTATTTATGATTTTTGGTTTGGAGATGAATGTTTGAATGGCTCCTGTTTTATAAAATGTATCTTCGTTGAGAACTACATTTCCGGTAATCGTGTTATTTGTAATCTTTGGATAAGAATATGAGCAGTAAACAGGGGATCCACCTAAGAAGGCATAATTTTTTCTGAATAAATTTCCAAATATTATTGGAGCTGATTGATATTCAAAACTAATCGCTCCGCCGTAATCTGCAAAATTGTTGCGAAAGATTGAGCTAATTATTTTAAGTCTCGAAACATTGTAAACGGATATTGCTCCCCCTTTTTTGGTACCTAAAATGGATTTTGAATATTCAAAAATACAATTTGTGAATACGGATGTTTGATTTAACGGAGACGTGTGTATAAATTTTATTCCAGCCCATGCTCCA from Candidatus Cloacimonadota bacterium carries:
- a CDS encoding T9SS type A sorting domain-containing protein; the encoded protein is MVSWAAQYNIIGIDPQLIDPENGDYRVYPGTAAEEYGCQIFPADLRYQEGNSSLSSTIFGENNARNSITISGVIETNAIWDVDTVKVVGDIEIADGVTLTIAGGTRVEFMGFYSISVQGCILALGESQEQILFTSKNPEFFSFDHTTIGAWAGIKFIHTSPLNQTSVFTNCIFEYSKSILGTKKGGAISVYNVSRLKIISSIFRNNFADYGGAISFEYQSAPIIFGNLFRKNYAFLGGSPVYCSYSYPKITNNTITGNVVLNEDTFYKTGAIQTFISKPKIINNIIWGNNSNYYEPFQLVWCKGFYTNYNDIEFGNDGSGNIETDPLFFGSGSYPFSLQESSPCINSGIVDTTDLFIYPEDLAGNNRIYENQIDMGAYEWNGYAISEPEYPASEIEVSNYPNPFCSSTTISFNLATNSHEGARIIIYNIKGQLVKTLECINRVNAKTARSFYSITWNGKDSNNQSVAPGIYFYKINAGDKTVCKKMILMR